GTTTCATGGCGATTTCTTTTTTCTCCGGCGAGGCGAGGCTGGTGGCGGGCTTCGGCACGGGCACGGGTGCGGTCACTGCGGCGGGCGGGTCCGGCCGGGTGGCCGTCCAGACGGCGAGCCCGAGAACCAGGATCGCGGCCACGGCGAGCACCGGCCACATCGTCTTGCGCATGAAGGGGATTCCTCAGGGTCAGTGGACAGCGGTACGGAACGTGATCCCGGCGTGGGCCAGCCGCCCGAGCAGCGCGTCGCCCATCGCCGTGGCCGTGGTGACCTGGCCCGCGGCGTCCGGCAACTGGTCGAAAGCCAGGCAGAGCGCGGATTCCGCGAGCATCTTCGCGGTCTCGTCGTAACCGGGGTCGCCGCCGGAGACCTCGGTGGTCACTTCTTCACCGCCGCCACGGCCGAGGAAGCGGAGCCGGAACCACGACCGTGCGCGCTTGTGCGCGTCCGGTCCGTCGCCGGGGGCGAGCCGCCGGGACAGCGCCCGCCGTGCCGGGGGCAGCTGGGCGGCGACGGCCAGTGCACCGGCGCCGGCCACGGACAGCGCCGCCGACGACAGGTGCTCGAACGCGGCGAAGTGCCGGTAGCGGAAGTCCGGCCCGTATCGCTGCGACGCTCGCGCGGAGTGGCGCACGATCTGCGGATCGATGGTGGGCAGCGGCAGCGCCCAGTGTCCGGTGCCGGGCATCCGGTGCGGGTGGCCGGCGGGGATCCGCACCGAGCGGCCCGGGATCCCCGGCTCCTGCGCGGCCCGTTCCTTGGCGGCCCGCGCGGACTGGGGGAGCCGGGAAAGGACGGTGAGCGCCGTGCCGAGAGTGCCGCCGGACGGCCGCGCGCGCACCCGGACGTAGCCGTCCACCTCCAGGGGAACGTCTTCGGGCAGCTGCCGGACGGTGTACCACACGCCGAGGTCGTGCGGGATGGAGTCGAAGCCGCAGCAGTGCACGATCCGCGCTCCGCTCTCGGCCGCTTTCGCATGGTGTGCCAAGTACATCCGGTCGACGAACTCCGGCTCCCCGGTGAGGTCCAGGTAATCCGTGCCTTCCTCGGCGCAGGCGGCGACCAGCGCTTCGCCTCGCGCCAAGTAGGGACCCACCGTCGTGGCGACGACCTCCGCCGCGGCCGCGATCTCGCGCAGGGACGCCGGATCGCCGGAGTCCGCGGTGAGCAACGGCAGCGCGGCACACCGGTCGTCGATCGCGGCGAGCCGATCGCGCAGCGTGGCCAGCTTGCCCGGGTCGCGTCCGGCGAGTGCCCAGCGGCAGCCCCGCGGCGCGGTGCGGGCGAGGTACTCCGCGGTGCGGGCACCGGTGAAGCCGGTGGCGCCGAACACCACCAGGTCGTAATCGGCCATGTCGTCAGGGTAGCCCACCGGTGGAAGACCACAGTGGACAGTAAAGGCATGGTAAACTCGGCGGGAGATGACTGCTGCCGCCCGCTCCGTGCCGCGGCACCGGTCCATCCTCGGCCTCCTGCTCGCCACGCTGCTCCTGCTCGCGGTGGCCGTGCCCGGCCCGGTCCCGGAAGGCCCGCGCCCGGCCGGTTCCGGGCCTGCTCTGGTGCAGCAGCAGGCCCACTCCGCGGTCGCGCATCCGCTGCCGCTCGCCGAGGTGCCGGGGGAGTCCCGGCTTTCGCGCCCGGCTGAGGTCTCGTACGCGCTCGTACTCCGCTCGCCCGCCGAGGCGTGCCGTGCGTACGTGCCCGCTGTCGCCCGTGCGCCGCCTGGCTGCTGAGTACGTCTCCTTTCACCCGTACCAGCTGTCGCTCGGAGGACCCCATGAGCAACGGTCATGCCTTGCTGGCCGTCGGCGGCGCGTTTCTCGCCGCCGGAGCCCTCGCCCGCGTCGGAGCCCGGATCGGGCTGCCCACCATTCCCCTGTTCATGCTGGCCGGTTTCGTCTTCGGCCCCTACACCCCCGGACTGTCCCTTGTGGACGATCCGGCCGAGTTCGGCGTCCTGGCCGGGCTCGGCCTCGTGTTCCTGGTGTTCTACCTCGGCCTGGAGTTCTCGCTGGAGGATCTGGCCCGCGGCGGCACCCGGCTGCTCGGCGCCGGACTGGCCTACCTGGTGCTCAACGTCGGCGGCGGGCTCGCGTTCGGCTTCGCGCTGGGCTGGGGCACCCGCGAGGCGCTGGTGATCGCCGGCGCGATCGGCATCTCGTCCTCGGCCATCGTGACCAAGCTGCTGCTGGAGACCCGGCGGCTGGAGAACCGGGAATCCCGGCTGATCATGGGCATCATCGTGCTGGAGGACCTGTTCCTCGCGCTGTACCTCGCTTTGCTTCAGCCGGTGCTCAGCGGGGCGGACGGCTTCGGCGCCGCGCTGGCCGACTTCGGCAAGGCCTTCGGGTTCCTGTTCGTGCTCGCCGCGCTGGCCCGCTGGGGCGGACGCCTGGTCTCCCGGCTGTTCGGCTCGGCCGACGACGAACTGCTCACGGTCTGCTTCGTCGGCGTGGCGGTGCTCGGTGCCGCAGTGGCCGAGGAGGTGGGGGTGTCCGACGCGATCGGCGCGTTCATGGTCGGCATGATGCTCGGCGGCTCGAAGGTCGCGCCTCGGGTACACAAACTGGTGCTGCCGCTGCGGGACGCGTTCGGCGCACTATTCTTCTTCATCTTCGGCCTGTCGATCGACCCCGGCGCGGTAGGCACGGTCGTGCTGCCGGTGCTCGCCGCCGTGATGCTGACCCTGGTGCTCAACCTGGCGGCCGGCACGGTCGCCGCCCGGCTGCACGGCTTCGACCGGCAGGAGGGCGTGAACATCGGCCTGACGGTGCTGACCAGGGGTGAGTTCTCACTGGTACTGGCGACACTGGCGACCGCAGCCGGGCTGGACTCCCGGGTGGCGCCGTTCGTGGCCGGGTACGTGCTCCTGCTGGCCGTGATCGGCCCGCTCGCGGTACTCCGCTCGGACCGGCTGACCTGGCTGGTCCCAGCCCGGCTCATCCGGCCGCGGCAGGAGCCCGCGCCGGTGGGCTGAGGCGGGGCGCTCTGGGGGTGCCCGTTCGGCGGGGCGGTCCGCTTTTGTGGGCTGGTTCGGTGGGCTGGCCTCGGTCGCTCAGGGCAGGTCTCGGTCGCCCAGGGCAGGCTGTGAAGGGGCCCTTCACGGACTCTGAGTCCAATGCCAGGAACTTAGGTCGGTTCTGGGTTGGTGTGGTGTTGGTTTGGTTGTGGTGGGTGGTGTTGTTTCTGCTG
This Amycolatopsis sulphurea DNA region includes the following protein-coding sequences:
- a CDS encoding saccharopine dehydrogenase family protein, yielding MADYDLVVFGATGFTGARTAEYLARTAPRGCRWALAGRDPGKLATLRDRLAAIDDRCAALPLLTADSGDPASLREIAAAAEVVATTVGPYLARGEALVAACAEEGTDYLDLTGEPEFVDRMYLAHHAKAAESGARIVHCCGFDSIPHDLGVWYTVRQLPEDVPLEVDGYVRVRARPSGGTLGTALTVLSRLPQSARAAKERAAQEPGIPGRSVRIPAGHPHRMPGTGHWALPLPTIDPQIVRHSARASQRYGPDFRYRHFAAFEHLSSAALSVAGAGALAVAAQLPPARRALSRRLAPGDGPDAHKRARSWFRLRFLGRGGGEEVTTEVSGGDPGYDETAKMLAESALCLAFDQLPDAAGQVTTATAMGDALLGRLAHAGITFRTAVH
- a CDS encoding cation:proton antiporter, translated to MSNGHALLAVGGAFLAAGALARVGARIGLPTIPLFMLAGFVFGPYTPGLSLVDDPAEFGVLAGLGLVFLVFYLGLEFSLEDLARGGTRLLGAGLAYLVLNVGGGLAFGFALGWGTREALVIAGAIGISSSAIVTKLLLETRRLENRESRLIMGIIVLEDLFLALYLALLQPVLSGADGFGAALADFGKAFGFLFVLAALARWGGRLVSRLFGSADDELLTVCFVGVAVLGAAVAEEVGVSDAIGAFMVGMMLGGSKVAPRVHKLVLPLRDAFGALFFFIFGLSIDPGAVGTVVLPVLAAVMLTLVLNLAAGTVAARLHGFDRQEGVNIGLTVLTRGEFSLVLATLATAAGLDSRVAPFVAGYVLLLAVIGPLAVLRSDRLTWLVPARLIRPRQEPAPVG